From the genome of Rathayibacter sp. VKM Ac-2759, one region includes:
- a CDS encoding DsbA family protein, producing MTTVDFWFDPSCPWAWMTSRFVDEVTPARELEVSWHIMSLAVLNEDNDVDESYRAFFPRALRFTRLVAAVAAREGEQHVKPLYDALGTRIHVEARKDADAIIAESLAEVGLDAGLAAFADTDEYDEPMRASHFDGIGRVGQDVGTPVIAIGDVAFFGPVLSPAPRGEQALALWDGIVAAASYDGFFELKRSRTRDPIFD from the coding sequence ATGACCACCGTCGATTTCTGGTTCGATCCCTCCTGCCCCTGGGCCTGGATGACCTCGCGGTTCGTGGACGAGGTGACCCCCGCCCGCGAGCTCGAGGTGAGCTGGCACATCATGAGCCTCGCCGTCCTCAACGAGGACAACGACGTGGACGAGTCGTACCGCGCCTTCTTCCCGCGCGCCCTGCGCTTCACGCGCCTCGTCGCCGCCGTCGCCGCACGCGAGGGCGAGCAGCACGTCAAGCCGCTCTACGACGCGCTCGGCACCCGGATCCACGTCGAGGCCCGCAAGGACGCCGACGCGATCATCGCCGAGTCGCTCGCCGAGGTCGGCCTCGACGCCGGTCTCGCCGCCTTCGCCGACACGGACGAGTACGACGAGCCGATGCGCGCCTCGCACTTCGACGGCATCGGGCGCGTCGGCCAGGACGTCGGCACCCCCGTCATCGCGATCGGAGACGTCGCCTTCTTCGGCCCCGTCCTCTCGCCCGCCCCGCGCGGCGAGCAGGCGCTGGCGCTGTGGGACGGCATCGTGGCCGCCGCCTCCTACGACGGCTTCTTCGAGCTCAAGCGCTCGCGCACCCGCGATCCGATCTTCGACTGA
- a CDS encoding FMN-binding negative transcriptional regulator: protein MRQNPSFVLSDTDDIKQLIRENPWATIVSTTAAGETLASHYPVVLDETEEEVVVFSHVGRPDDLLHELGEHEILMIVQGPHGYISPGWYDADPAVPTWNFVTAHLTGTPEILTPEENLRALADLVDRFEEVLPDPRRMEGTPEDAAYAARISSGTVGFRLRATRIVAKRKMSQNKPPAIVDRILAELDGDGPYASAPLAREMRRARRDAR from the coding sequence ATGCGCCAGAACCCGAGCTTCGTGCTCAGCGACACCGACGACATCAAGCAGCTGATCCGCGAGAACCCGTGGGCGACGATCGTCAGCACGACGGCGGCGGGGGAGACGCTGGCCTCGCACTACCCCGTCGTCCTCGACGAGACGGAGGAGGAGGTCGTCGTCTTCAGCCATGTCGGCCGCCCCGACGACCTGCTGCACGAGCTCGGCGAGCACGAGATCCTGATGATCGTGCAGGGGCCCCACGGGTACATCTCGCCCGGCTGGTACGACGCCGATCCGGCCGTGCCGACGTGGAACTTCGTCACCGCGCACCTGACGGGCACGCCTGAGATCCTCACGCCCGAGGAGAACCTGCGCGCCCTCGCCGACCTCGTCGACCGTTTCGAGGAGGTGCTGCCCGATCCGCGCCGGATGGAGGGCACGCCCGAGGACGCCGCCTACGCCGCCCGCATCTCGAGCGGTACGGTCGGCTTCCGGCTCCGCGCGACCCGGATCGTCGCGAAGCGCAAGATGAGCCAGAACAAGCCGCCGGCGATCGTCGACCGCATCCTCGCCGAACTCGACGGTGACGGCCCCTACGCCTCCGCGCCGCTCGCCCGCGAGATGCGTCGCGCGCGCCGGGACGCGCGGTGA
- the pepN gene encoding aminopeptidase N, which produces MPGDNLTRSEAQERASLIQVTDYDVTLDLTRGAETFLSTTTVRFTATPGASSFIDAITRTVHSVTLNGAELDPSDVADGVRIRLDSLAADNELTVVSDALYTNTGEGLHRFVDPVDGEVYLYSQFEVPDSRRMFAVFEQPDLKAAFRFTVTAPAAWQVVSNQPTPEPVPAGDGVATWSFEPTPRISSYITALIAGPYVVETDSLVSSDGRTVPLGVFARASLAPYLDADYVFEKTKQGFAFYEEKFGVPYPFDKYDQLFVPEFNAGAMENAGAVTFTETYVFRSKVTEAVKERRVVTILHELAHMWFGDLVTMTWWNDLWLNESFAEYASTLATAEATEWTEAWTTFAAMEKSWAYRQDQLPSTHPIVATINDLEDVQVNFDGITYAKGASVLKQLVAWVGEEEFLAGVHEYFVKHAFSNTELRDLLVELEATSGRDLTEWSSLWLETAGVNTLRPEISVDDAGSIASFAILQTAVEEYPTIRPHRLAIGLYDFDGDRLVRVDRLELDVDGDRTEVPELIGRTRPALVLLNDDDLAYAKIRLDDESLAVAIEHLASIESPLARSLVWGSVWDATRDAEAAPRDFVRLVLGNIATETESTTLRTVLGQLVTTATQYVAPEHRTAVVEEVGDRLWAMARAAEAGSDAQFQFVKFFAAVASTPAHLDAVQSLRDGGTTLDGLEIDTDLSWELLIALVAGDRAGASEIDAALAADNTATGAQSAANARAAIPTAEAKRAAWDSVTLDDSAPNTIVRATGLGFQRTSDPELLDAMVPVYFGSLRELWDSKSYKIAEYLVVGFYPAATASQEIVDATREWLAANPEVPALRRLVIENLAGVERALRAQARDAQD; this is translated from the coding sequence GTGCCAGGAGACAACCTCACCCGCAGCGAAGCGCAGGAGCGCGCCTCACTGATCCAGGTCACCGACTACGACGTCACCCTCGACCTCACCCGGGGCGCCGAGACGTTCCTCAGCACGACGACCGTGCGGTTCACGGCGACGCCCGGAGCCTCGAGCTTCATCGACGCGATCACGAGGACCGTGCACTCGGTGACGCTGAACGGCGCCGAGCTCGACCCCTCCGACGTGGCCGACGGCGTGCGCATCCGCCTCGACTCCCTCGCGGCCGACAACGAGCTGACCGTCGTCTCCGACGCGCTCTACACGAACACCGGCGAGGGCCTGCACCGCTTCGTCGACCCGGTCGACGGCGAGGTCTACCTCTACTCCCAGTTCGAGGTCCCCGACTCGCGACGCATGTTCGCCGTGTTCGAGCAGCCCGACCTCAAGGCAGCGTTCCGCTTCACGGTGACCGCGCCCGCCGCCTGGCAGGTCGTCTCGAACCAGCCCACGCCCGAGCCGGTGCCCGCGGGCGACGGCGTCGCGACCTGGAGCTTCGAGCCCACCCCGCGCATCTCCTCGTACATCACCGCGCTCATCGCCGGGCCGTACGTGGTCGAGACCGACTCCCTCGTCTCCTCCGACGGCCGCACCGTCCCGCTCGGCGTCTTCGCTCGCGCGTCTCTCGCTCCGTACCTCGACGCGGACTACGTGTTCGAGAAGACGAAGCAGGGCTTCGCGTTCTACGAGGAGAAGTTCGGCGTCCCGTACCCGTTCGACAAGTACGACCAGCTCTTCGTCCCGGAGTTCAACGCCGGCGCGATGGAGAACGCGGGAGCCGTCACCTTCACCGAGACCTACGTCTTCCGCTCGAAGGTCACCGAGGCGGTCAAGGAGCGCCGGGTCGTCACCATCCTGCACGAGCTCGCCCACATGTGGTTCGGCGACCTGGTGACGATGACCTGGTGGAACGACCTCTGGCTCAACGAGTCGTTCGCCGAGTACGCGTCGACCCTCGCGACCGCCGAGGCGACCGAGTGGACCGAGGCCTGGACCACCTTCGCCGCGATGGAGAAGAGCTGGGCCTACCGTCAGGACCAGCTGCCCTCGACCCACCCGATCGTCGCGACGATCAACGACCTCGAGGACGTCCAGGTCAACTTCGACGGCATCACCTACGCCAAGGGCGCCTCGGTGCTCAAGCAGCTCGTGGCGTGGGTCGGCGAGGAGGAGTTCCTCGCGGGAGTGCACGAGTACTTCGTCAAGCACGCCTTCTCGAACACCGAGCTGCGCGACCTGCTCGTCGAGCTCGAGGCGACCAGCGGACGCGACCTCACCGAGTGGTCCTCGCTCTGGCTCGAGACCGCCGGAGTGAACACCCTCCGCCCCGAGATCTCCGTTGACGACGCCGGGTCGATCGCGTCCTTCGCGATCCTGCAGACGGCCGTCGAGGAGTACCCGACGATCCGCCCGCACCGTCTGGCGATCGGCCTCTACGACTTCGACGGCGACCGCCTCGTGCGCGTCGACCGCCTCGAGCTCGACGTCGACGGCGACCGGACCGAGGTGCCCGAGCTCATCGGGCGCACCCGTCCCGCCCTCGTGCTGCTGAACGACGACGACCTCGCCTACGCGAAGATCCGCCTCGACGACGAATCGCTCGCCGTCGCGATCGAGCACCTCGCGAGCATCGAGAGCCCGCTCGCGCGCTCGCTCGTCTGGGGATCGGTCTGGGACGCGACGCGGGACGCCGAGGCGGCGCCGCGCGACTTCGTGCGCCTCGTCCTCGGGAACATCGCGACCGAGACGGAGTCGACCACGCTCCGCACGGTGCTGGGCCAGCTCGTCACCACGGCGACCCAGTACGTGGCTCCCGAGCACCGCACCGCGGTCGTCGAGGAGGTCGGCGACCGGCTCTGGGCGATGGCCCGGGCGGCCGAGGCCGGCAGCGACGCGCAGTTCCAGTTCGTCAAGTTCTTCGCCGCGGTGGCCTCGACTCCGGCGCACCTCGATGCCGTGCAGTCGCTGCGCGACGGCGGGACGACGCTCGACGGACTCGAAATCGACACCGACCTGTCCTGGGAGCTGCTGATCGCACTCGTCGCCGGCGACCGGGCCGGAGCGAGCGAGATCGACGCCGCGCTGGCCGCCGACAACACGGCGACGGGCGCGCAGTCCGCGGCGAACGCCCGTGCCGCCATCCCCACCGCAGAGGCGAAGCGCGCGGCCTGGGACTCGGTCACGCTCGACGACTCGGCTCCCAACACCATCGTCCGCGCGACGGGCCTCGGCTTCCAGCGCACCTCGGACCCCGAGCTGCTGGACGCGATGGTGCCGGTGTACTTCGGCTCGCTGCGCGAGCTGTGGGACAGCAAGAGCTACAAGATCGCGGAGTACCTCGTCGTCGGCTTCTACCCGGCGGCCACCGCGTCGCAGGAGATCGTCGACGCGACCCGCGAGTGGCTCGCCGCCAACCCCGAAGTGCCGGCGCTGCGCCGCCTGGTGATCGAGAACCTCGCGGGCGTCGAGCGCGCCCTCCGCGCGCAGGCGCGCGACGCGCAGGACTGA
- a CDS encoding DNA starvation/stationary phase protection protein has protein sequence MSTASVTSLTSSNPDVASGVAQFLSPVVVEMTALAVNGKQAHWHVRGANFIGVHELLDTIVAHSIEWADLAAERVVALGLPVDARIQTVASATRTAPLTPGFQRSENAIVEVITLMDVAITTVNTAIAELADIDASSQDVAIEIGRGLEKDRWFLFAHVSES, from the coding sequence ATGTCCACTGCATCCGTCACGTCGCTCACCTCGTCGAACCCGGATGTCGCATCCGGAGTCGCCCAGTTCCTCAGCCCCGTCGTCGTCGAGATGACCGCGCTGGCCGTCAACGGCAAGCAGGCGCACTGGCACGTGCGCGGTGCCAACTTCATCGGCGTCCACGAGCTGCTCGACACGATCGTCGCCCACTCGATCGAGTGGGCCGACCTCGCCGCCGAGCGCGTCGTCGCCCTCGGCCTGCCGGTCGACGCGCGCATCCAGACCGTCGCCTCCGCCACGCGGACCGCGCCGCTCACCCCGGGCTTCCAGCGCTCCGAGAACGCGATCGTGGAGGTCATCACCCTCATGGACGTCGCGATCACCACGGTCAACACCGCGATCGCCGAGCTCGCCGACATCGACGCGAGCAGCCAGGACGTCGCGATCGAGATCGGCCGCGGCCTCGAGAAGGACCGCTGGTTCCTCTTCGCCCACGTCAGCGAGAGCTGA
- a CDS encoding DNA-formamidopyrimidine glycosylase family protein, which translates to MPEGHSVHRIALQFERDVVGHRVATSSPQGRFAEGAALLDGREVVGSTAVGKHLLLSFEGEATLHVHLGLYGAWDFLGHVSPLFPDGQAGSSIGAPRRRRAVRLSETEHETDTDLEEFPPPPIGAVRVRIRTEETVADLRGPTACEVMDPSQVEALLARLGPDPADDDSDEARDRFVNRLRKTATPVGLVLMDQSVVSGIGNIYRAELLYRAGLDPHTPGKQVPLELARELWADWALLLEDGIRTGMMITRRGLTKTERSKAVRSRAERNYVYKREGLPCRVCGTNVLIEEIGARKLYWCPVCQS; encoded by the coding sequence GTGCCGGAGGGGCACTCCGTCCACCGCATCGCGCTGCAGTTCGAGCGCGACGTCGTCGGGCACCGCGTCGCGACGAGCAGCCCGCAGGGGCGCTTCGCCGAGGGCGCCGCGCTGCTCGACGGGCGCGAGGTCGTCGGGTCGACCGCGGTCGGCAAGCATCTGCTCCTGAGCTTCGAGGGGGAGGCGACGCTGCACGTGCACCTCGGGCTCTACGGGGCCTGGGACTTCCTCGGCCACGTGTCTCCGCTGTTCCCGGACGGGCAGGCGGGCAGCAGCATCGGCGCGCCCCGGCGGCGCCGAGCGGTCCGCCTGTCCGAGACGGAGCACGAGACCGACACCGACCTCGAGGAGTTCCCGCCGCCGCCGATCGGCGCGGTGCGGGTGCGCATCCGGACGGAGGAGACGGTCGCCGACCTGCGCGGTCCGACCGCGTGCGAGGTGATGGACCCCTCGCAGGTCGAGGCGCTGCTCGCGCGGCTCGGTCCTGACCCGGCCGACGACGACTCCGACGAGGCGCGCGACCGCTTCGTGAACCGCCTGCGCAAGACCGCGACCCCGGTGGGCCTCGTGCTGATGGACCAGTCGGTGGTCAGCGGGATCGGCAACATCTACCGCGCCGAGCTGCTCTACCGGGCCGGGCTCGACCCGCACACGCCGGGCAAGCAGGTGCCGCTCGAGCTGGCGCGCGAGCTCTGGGCCGACTGGGCGCTCCTGCTCGAGGACGGCATCCGCACCGGGATGATGATCACCCGCCGCGGACTCACGAAGACGGAGCGCTCGAAGGCGGTCAGGAGCCGCGCCGAGCGCAACTACGTCTACAAGCGCGAGGGCCTGCCGTGCCGGGTCTGCGGCACGAACGTCCTGATCGAGGAGATCGGGGCGCGCAAGCTCTACTGGTGCCCGGTGTGCCAGTCGTGA
- a CDS encoding amidohydrolase family protein — MIGDLLLRGARLLGGQEPVSVLLRDGSVAAIGPDGSLAADEVREFDGRWLIPGLWDEHVHFSQWAMTAPRLDVSAALSAREAVDAVRGRLASSTDTAATLVGYGFRDGLWPDLPTTTLLDEVAPEHPVVLVSGDLHSAWANTAAQRRYGVSPQDDILREDACFRLVSALEALSDDDLDDLVDDAARRAAARGVVGVVDLEMRWNVGDWTRRVSRGIRSLRVDTGVYRGDLERAIAEGLRSGDELAGGEGLLRMGPLKVLIDGSLNTRTAYCTHPYEGEDAGRGVLTVEPDELDGLLARAAAAGIRPTVHALGDAAVSIALDSLARVGGGRIEHAQLVTAADLPRFAELGVVAGVQPAHALDDREVAERYWRGQTGRAFALRSLVDSGATVVLGSDAPVAPLDPWVAVAAAVSRARAGEEPWHPEQRLTIAEALVASTRARLLRPEPGDPADLVVLDRDPLASDPEELRTMPVAATLVAGRFTHEL; from the coding sequence GTGATCGGCGATCTGCTCCTGCGCGGAGCACGGCTGCTCGGCGGGCAGGAGCCGGTGTCGGTCCTCCTGCGCGACGGATCGGTCGCGGCCATCGGCCCCGACGGCTCGCTCGCCGCCGACGAGGTGCGCGAGTTCGACGGGCGCTGGCTGATCCCGGGGCTCTGGGACGAGCACGTGCACTTCTCGCAGTGGGCGATGACGGCCCCGCGGCTCGACGTCTCGGCCGCGCTGTCGGCCCGGGAGGCGGTCGACGCGGTCCGCGGGCGCCTCGCCTCCTCCACCGACACGGCCGCCACCCTCGTCGGCTACGGATTCCGCGACGGGCTGTGGCCGGACCTGCCGACGACGACGCTGCTCGACGAGGTCGCTCCGGAGCACCCCGTCGTGCTCGTCAGCGGCGATCTGCACTCGGCCTGGGCGAACACGGCGGCGCAGCGCCGCTACGGCGTCTCACCGCAGGACGACATCCTGCGCGAGGACGCGTGCTTCCGTCTCGTCTCGGCGCTCGAGGCGCTCAGCGACGACGACCTGGACGATCTGGTCGACGACGCCGCTCGTCGCGCTGCGGCCCGCGGAGTCGTCGGCGTCGTCGACCTCGAGATGCGCTGGAACGTCGGCGACTGGACGCGGCGCGTCTCGCGCGGCATCCGCTCGCTCCGGGTCGACACCGGGGTCTACCGCGGCGATCTCGAGCGCGCGATCGCGGAGGGTCTGCGCTCGGGCGACGAGCTCGCGGGAGGAGAGGGGCTCCTCCGGATGGGCCCGCTGAAGGTGCTGATCGACGGCTCGCTGAACACGCGGACCGCGTACTGCACGCATCCGTACGAGGGGGAGGACGCGGGCCGTGGAGTGCTGACGGTCGAGCCGGACGAGCTCGACGGGCTCCTGGCGCGCGCGGCGGCCGCGGGCATCCGTCCCACGGTGCACGCTCTCGGCGACGCCGCGGTCTCGATCGCGCTCGACTCCCTGGCGCGGGTCGGCGGCGGCCGGATCGAGCACGCGCAGCTGGTGACCGCGGCCGACCTGCCGCGCTTCGCTGAGCTCGGTGTCGTCGCCGGCGTGCAGCCGGCCCACGCGCTGGACGACCGGGAGGTGGCGGAGCGGTACTGGCGTGGGCAGACCGGCCGGGCGTTCGCGCTCCGCTCGCTCGTCGACTCCGGAGCGACCGTCGTGCTCGGATCGGACGCGCCGGTCGCGCCGCTGGACCCGTGGGTCGCCGTCGCGGCGGCGGTCTCGCGGGCGCGGGCGGGGGAGGAGCCGTGGCATCCGGAGCAGCGCCTCACGATCGCGGAGGCGCTCGTCGCGTCGACGCGCGCCCGCCTGCTCCGCCCCGAGCCCGGCGACCCGGCCGACCTCGTGGTGCTCGACCGCGACCCGCTCGCGTCCGACCCCGAGGAGCTGCGGACGATGCCCGTCGCCGCGACCCTGGTCGCTGGCCGCTTCACGCACGAGCTCTGA
- a CDS encoding bifunctional 2-methylcitrate synthase/citrate synthase, translating into MSTTDQDIRKGLVGVVVDTTAISKVDPESNSLLYRGYPVQELAEQRSFEDVAWLLWNGELPTAEEAARLRSFERSHRALEPGIRAVIDLLPTTAHPMDVVRTAVSAMGALDEDPGADAPGEVLERSVRLWAALPAVVAYAQRRRRLEEPIAPRRDLDYSENFLWMTFGEVPDRVVVDAFRVSLVLYAEHSFNASTFTARVVTSTLSDVYSAVTAAIGALKGPLHGGANEAVLHVFDEIGLGPAAGPRSREWLATALGERRKVMGFGHRVYKSGDSRVPTMEAALRRVAEHEGAAEMLELYDALAEAMSERTGILPNLDYPSGPAYRLMGFDTEIFTPLFVAARVVGWTAHVLEQRASNALIRPLSAYDGPARRSVPGEAR; encoded by the coding sequence ATGAGCACCACCGACCAGGACATCCGGAAGGGACTCGTGGGCGTCGTCGTCGACACCACGGCCATCTCGAAGGTCGACCCGGAGTCGAACTCGCTCCTGTACCGGGGCTACCCCGTGCAGGAGCTCGCGGAGCAGCGCTCCTTCGAGGACGTCGCCTGGCTGCTGTGGAACGGCGAGCTGCCGACGGCGGAGGAGGCGGCGCGCCTGCGCTCGTTCGAGCGGTCGCACCGCGCGCTGGAGCCCGGGATCCGCGCGGTCATCGATCTGCTGCCCACCACCGCGCACCCGATGGACGTCGTGCGGACGGCCGTCAGCGCGATGGGGGCCCTCGACGAGGACCCCGGCGCGGACGCGCCCGGCGAGGTGCTCGAGCGCTCCGTGCGGCTGTGGGCGGCACTGCCGGCCGTCGTCGCCTATGCGCAGCGCCGACGCCGCCTCGAGGAGCCGATCGCCCCGCGCCGCGACCTCGACTACTCCGAGAACTTCCTCTGGATGACCTTCGGCGAGGTGCCCGACCGGGTGGTCGTCGACGCCTTCCGCGTCTCGCTCGTGCTCTACGCCGAGCACTCCTTCAACGCGTCGACCTTCACCGCGCGGGTGGTGACCTCGACCCTGTCCGACGTCTACTCGGCCGTGACGGCGGCGATCGGCGCGCTGAAGGGGCCCCTGCACGGAGGCGCGAACGAGGCGGTCCTGCACGTGTTCGACGAGATCGGGCTGGGTCCGGCGGCGGGGCCGCGCTCCCGGGAGTGGCTCGCGACGGCGCTCGGGGAGCGCCGCAAGGTGATGGGCTTCGGCCATCGCGTGTACAAGTCGGGCGACTCGCGGGTGCCGACGATGGAGGCGGCGCTGCGCCGCGTCGCCGAGCACGAGGGTGCCGCCGAGATGCTCGAGCTCTACGACGCCCTCGCGGAGGCGATGAGCGAGCGCACGGGGATCCTCCCCAACCTCGACTACCCGTCGGGGCCGGCGTACCGGCTGATGGGGTTCGACACCGAGATCTTCACCCCGCTGTTCGTCGCCGCCCGCGTCGTCGGCTGGACCGCGCACGTCCTCGAGCAGCGCGCCTCCAACGCGCTGATCCGGCCGCTGTCGGCGTACGACGGGCCCGCCCGCCGATCGGTGCCGGGCGAGGCCCGCTGA
- a CDS encoding histidine kinase has protein sequence MSTAPSALGEATRAYLRLWRELPREALALLLAVPLSAIGAFAAGLALALALALVGVLIGLVFLPLALVMARYFSRVACGLDTLAGRPAIPEPQWRRAPASVTPATFSLYGPVIDGHYWLALLHTLVVAPLLALLFAGVLGLWIWAGLGTLVSMLDGSGGAAQWVAERSVAVLGLPEPPPVLVALAGAAMVVLFVSTLPFATRGLTLARYLVDRLLLGPWGSEALQREVAELSASRGAAVAAEDRALRQLERDIHDGPQQRLIRVQMDLGSARSRVRTDPDSAAVLIDEAREHVRSALDELRALSRGVAPPILQDRGFEAAVHSLAAMSPVPVQVLTEHAIDDVPPEIERSVYFVVAELLANASKHASARSVRVHLDVRDAGSAGERWLDVWVVDDGVGGAAPLAGHGLEGLEGRVRGLRGLLTVESPQGGPTTVGVHVPFRPRALS, from the coding sequence ATGAGCACTGCGCCGTCCGCTCTCGGCGAGGCGACCCGCGCCTACCTCCGTCTCTGGCGGGAGCTGCCGCGCGAGGCGCTCGCCCTCCTCCTCGCGGTCCCGCTCTCGGCGATCGGAGCGTTCGCCGCCGGACTGGCGCTCGCGCTCGCCCTCGCTCTCGTCGGCGTCTTGATCGGTCTGGTCTTCCTCCCGCTCGCCCTCGTCATGGCGCGCTACTTCTCCCGCGTCGCCTGCGGCCTCGACACTCTGGCGGGCCGCCCCGCCATCCCCGAGCCGCAGTGGCGGCGCGCGCCCGCCTCCGTCACTCCGGCGACCTTCTCGCTCTACGGCCCCGTGATCGACGGGCACTACTGGCTGGCACTGCTGCACACGCTCGTGGTCGCGCCGCTGCTCGCGCTCCTGTTCGCGGGAGTCCTGGGGCTCTGGATCTGGGCGGGTCTCGGAACGCTCGTCTCGATGCTCGACGGCTCGGGCGGCGCCGCGCAGTGGGTGGCGGAGCGCTCCGTCGCCGTTCTCGGCCTGCCGGAGCCGCCGCCCGTCCTCGTCGCGCTCGCGGGCGCCGCGATGGTCGTCCTCTTCGTCTCGACCCTCCCGTTCGCGACCCGCGGGCTCACCCTCGCGCGCTACCTCGTCGATCGGCTCCTGCTCGGCCCGTGGGGATCGGAGGCGCTGCAGCGCGAGGTCGCGGAGCTCAGCGCCTCCCGCGGCGCCGCCGTCGCAGCCGAGGACCGGGCCCTCCGCCAGCTCGAGCGCGACATCCACGACGGACCGCAGCAGCGGCTGATCCGGGTGCAGATGGATCTCGGTTCCGCGCGGAGCCGCGTCCGCACCGATCCCGACTCCGCGGCGGTGCTGATCGACGAGGCCCGGGAGCACGTCCGCTCCGCTCTCGACGAGCTCCGTGCGCTGTCGAGGGGAGTGGCCCCGCCGATCCTCCAGGACCGCGGCTTCGAGGCCGCCGTGCACTCGCTGGCCGCGATGAGCCCCGTCCCGGTGCAGGTGCTGACCGAGCACGCGATCGACGACGTCCCTCCCGAGATCGAGCGCAGCGTCTACTTCGTGGTCGCCGAGCTGCTCGCGAACGCCTCCAAGCACGCATCGGCCCGGTCAGTGCGGGTGCACCTCGACGTGCGCGATGCGGGTTCGGCGGGGGAGCGCTGGCTCGACGTCTGGGTCGTCGACGACGGGGTCGGTGGTGCCGCGCCCCTCGCGGGCCACGGACTCGAGGGGCTCGAGGGCCGCGTCCGGGGTCTCCGGGGCCTCCTCACCGTCGAATCGCCTCAGGGCGGCCCCACGACCGTCGGGGTCCACGTGCCCTTCCGGCCCCGCGCCCTATCCTGA
- a CDS encoding ribose-5-phosphate isomerase, producing MRIHIATDHAGLDFSRHLIEHLGAAGHEVVDHGPTSYDPLDDYPSFCINAAAAVVRDQEAGVEALGIVFGGSGNGEQIAANKVTGVRAALVWSLSTAVLARQHNDANVISIGARQHTVEEATGFIDAFVAEPFSFEERHVRRIAQLAEYEATGDIAGRVVDSAASGR from the coding sequence GTGCGCATCCACATCGCAACGGACCACGCAGGGCTGGATTTCAGCCGGCACCTGATCGAGCACCTCGGTGCGGCCGGCCACGAGGTGGTCGACCACGGACCGACCTCGTACGACCCCCTCGACGACTACCCCTCGTTCTGCATCAACGCGGCGGCCGCGGTCGTGCGCGATCAGGAGGCGGGGGTCGAGGCGCTCGGCATCGTCTTCGGAGGATCGGGCAACGGCGAGCAGATCGCCGCCAACAAGGTCACCGGCGTGCGCGCCGCGCTCGTCTGGAGCCTCAGCACCGCGGTGCTCGCGCGTCAGCACAACGACGCGAACGTGATCTCGATCGGCGCGCGCCAGCACACCGTCGAGGAGGCGACCGGCTTCATCGACGCCTTCGTCGCCGAGCCGTTCTCGTTCGAGGAGCGCCACGTGCGCCGCATCGCGCAGCTGGCCGAGTACGAGGCCACCGGCGACATCGCCGGCCGCGTCGTCGACTCCGCCGCGAGCGGCCGCTAG
- a CDS encoding response regulator transcription factor: protein MPPAAPIRVAIAEDSVLLREGLVRLFEDAGFDAVGAHGDAVGLLAALDAEPAGVDVAVLDVRMPPTFRDEGVRAALEIRRRHPGVAVLLLSQYVEVTYAHELLGSGEGGMGYLLKDRVASVDELRDAVERVAAGGTVLDPQVVASLLQRNRDPLAGLTPREREVLEAMAEGRTNQGIASALFIGVGAVEKNVTSIFQKLGLEDSGSDHRRVLAVLAWLRNGR, encoded by the coding sequence GTGCCGCCCGCAGCTCCCATCCGTGTCGCCATCGCCGAGGACTCGGTCCTGCTGCGGGAGGGCCTCGTCCGCCTGTTCGAGGACGCCGGCTTCGACGCGGTCGGCGCCCACGGCGACGCAGTCGGGCTGCTCGCCGCCCTGGACGCGGAACCGGCCGGAGTCGACGTCGCCGTCCTCGACGTGCGCATGCCGCCGACGTTCCGCGACGAGGGGGTCCGTGCCGCCCTCGAGATCCGCCGGCGGCACCCGGGCGTCGCCGTGCTCCTGCTCAGCCAGTACGTCGAGGTCACCTACGCGCACGAGCTCCTGGGCTCGGGGGAGGGCGGCATGGGGTACCTGCTCAAGGACCGCGTCGCCTCCGTCGACGAGCTCCGGGACGCGGTGGAGCGCGTGGCCGCGGGAGGAACGGTGCTCGACCCGCAGGTCGTCGCCTCCCTCCTGCAGCGCAACCGCGACCCGCTCGCCGGTCTCACTCCGCGCGAGCGCGAGGTGCTCGAGGCGATGGCCGAGGGCCGGACGAACCAGGGCATCGCCTCCGCCCTGTTCATCGGTGTCGGCGCGGTCGAGAAGAACGTGACGTCGATCTTCCAGAAGCTCGGCCTCGAGGACTCGGGCTCCGACCACCGCCGGGTGCTCGCCGTGCTCGCGTGGCTGCGCAACGGGCGCTGA